Proteins encoded within one genomic window of Candidatus Woesearchaeota archaeon:
- a CDS encoding radical SAM protein, with product MLSYDDLLFEEQHDGMIRVQIYNFFFRDISREELAERVGTFRIHDKKIIVENRDPVRVQNKFMQFFRRYKKDLVYTLNQNPAIYVDEDLGLPLVGLNFLGIVDKGSEILELKPITNCNANCVFCSVNEGPSSNKQIDFVVDKDYLVAETKALLTYKGTRGMSLWINPHGEPTLYAKLAGLCSDLLGNEYVKDIHIITNGMLLTKNLVDELDALASLEGKPIHISASLSGLRQQKEESSRFNKEGLPLAKLMMGKTYHVDLVLKNLGYACQKLPITITPVFVHGMNDDEMKNIIQLAQVLSKGKNVRHEVKVMIQKFCKNKRGRNPVKEQSWEEFFSILKNLEGETGTQLLHPLGKILRTKELPVLCKKHDRIQVKILCPGRYHADRLGVLETPQGDRAVTLVGCHADKGLVKAVVVQSKYSMILAKT from the coding sequence ATGCTTTCCTATGATGATTTATTGTTCGAAGAACAGCACGATGGAATGATACGCGTACAAATCTATAACTTCTTTTTTAGAGATATCTCTCGTGAAGAACTAGCTGAACGTGTAGGAACCTTTCGTATCCATGATAAAAAAATCATTGTTGAGAATCGTGACCCTGTACGTGTCCAAAATAAATTTATGCAATTTTTCCGTCGTTATAAAAAGGACCTTGTCTATACATTAAATCAGAACCCTGCTATCTATGTAGATGAAGATTTGGGTCTACCACTCGTTGGACTAAACTTTTTGGGGATTGTCGATAAAGGATCAGAGATTCTGGAACTAAAGCCTATTACGAATTGTAATGCAAATTGTGTTTTTTGTTCGGTCAATGAAGGGCCAAGCTCAAATAAGCAGATTGATTTTGTGGTTGATAAAGATTATCTCGTGGCAGAAACAAAAGCACTCTTAACCTACAAAGGAACAAGAGGCATGAGTTTATGGATTAATCCTCATGGCGAACCAACCTTGTATGCCAAACTTGCTGGGCTTTGCAGCGATCTGCTGGGGAATGAATATGTGAAGGATATCCACATCATTACCAATGGCATGCTTCTCACCAAAAACCTGGTCGATGAGCTTGACGCTCTTGCTTCTTTAGAAGGAAAGCCGATACATATTTCAGCGTCTCTGTCAGGATTACGACAGCAAAAAGAGGAATCTTCACGTTTCAATAAAGAAGGCTTACCTTTAGCAAAGCTGATGATGGGAAAAACCTATCATGTTGATCTTGTGCTCAAGAACCTTGGCTACGCATGCCAGAAATTGCCGATAACCATAACACCTGTTTTTGTGCATGGTATGAATGATGATGAAATGAAGAACATTATCCAATTAGCTCAAGTATTATCAAAAGGAAAAAACGTGCGCCACGAAGTAAAGGTTATGATTCAGAAGTTCTGCAAAAATAAGCGAGGCAGAAATCCGGTTAAAGAACAATCATGGGAAGAATTCTTTAGTATTCTGAAGAACCTTGAAGGTGAAACAGGCACGCAACTCCTACATCCGTTAGGAAAGATTCTCAGGACAAAAGAATTACCTGTATTGTGTAAAAAGCATGACAGGATCCAGGTAAAAATCCTCTGTCCAGGAAGATATCACGCTGATCGTCTTGGTGTGTTGGAAACTCCACAAGGAGATCGAGCAGTTACTCTTGTCGGATGTCATGCTGATAAGGGGTTGGTAAAGGCTGTCGTAGTACAAAGCAAGTATTCGATGATTCTGGCAAAGACTTAA